The DNA region atccaagtttAACGTaagtggagttagtgacataatttgccggatgacacataatggcatctgtcataagcatacaTTATTAatacccatgataatgtcatgtcataattatgacggtcttatggcagttctatgacaccgctgtcaaataaaatgttacctattaacccaaataaatcaacaaataagccgcaccggactataagacaCAGGATTTAATATGagtgaaaaaagtagcggcttatagtccaaaaattacagtaatttctaAGTTTATATCTAATGTCGAGGGTGAAAAAGGGGTGGAGGGGTGTGGCTACTTTTGCAGGCAATATAAAAATGACGACTGTGATGGCCAAATTTGGACCCCGGTCCTTGAGTTTGACGCCTGTTTTCGTGTCACTAATGCATACGAACTTCTAGACTACTAGCAATAACAAGCTTCACGGGATTTGACAAAGATTGACTTATAAGAGCATCAGTGTCTACAAGTTTCACAAGATGTTCAAAGAAGGTACCAGAGGAAAATAGGGCCTCTTTCCTCCTTTTATTTCACACACATTTCTCTCTGGCAGCTACGGGGACAGGGTGGAACATTTCCGAGTGCTGGAGGGGGGAGGTCAGTACTGCATCTGGGATGAGTCCTTTATTTCCCTTAACCGGCTGGTGGACTTCTACAAGACGCACAGCATAGCTGTGGAGAAGGTGGTCTACCTCCAAGATCCGCCTTCGGATGTGTCATCCCGCCAGGGTACTCACAGTGGCCGTAACCCTTACCCCAACCCGTACAAGAGCTCCTCTCTGGAGTCCCTCCCTTCTGCACGCCTCCACGGGCCACATCCCCTGAGAGAGGCATCCTCCAtgcagctgctggaacacatttTGGGGGTACGACCATTCACTTAACGTTGggagcaagggtgtaggtttggtctcaacattggtagggggaAAATAACATGCCAACCTACATGTACTCTTTCTGGTGGGAACGGGCcattattaagaccaaaccgattgggtgaatgggagtcagggctacatttctcaagaatatgaacctaactaattgataggctaaatgatcaatgcaaaataaatctgtattgacttacactaactttcatgtgtattggtaccGGTGATataccgttcaattcaaaccttcgtttgaaaaaaaactaccaaagaaacattgtgaaaacttccagaataaatgtctggattttattagcaaatttaaattgctatatttgaacataacttacattatattaacatacacaataaatacaaacttgttaataatctcttaactatccgggaatgcaaaaaaataaataaaataaaaaattaagacTAATCAacattgtaaataaatgaaatataactgaaaaaactttttcgtcggggaataacaaaaataaattaaaatggagTCTTCATTTTGGTAAAACGCTACTGCTTTTGTCTCTAAGCGGCTtcttactcgagttttgcaggttaacaGGTTTACACAGTCTAATGTTAtgataactctgatgcaggttggactttcagtagcaaaattagtggtgtgttcctcacctacacaacattgatgtctttttacattacttacagtggctgctcctGCTGTTGccgactggaaaaaaaaaaaaaaaaccttctaatatcactcctcttcgaagggggcggaggaggtgaCATGCCATGATTCTGTAAGGGCTGTGCGCGTGagtgtgtggggtgggggggggggatccaagtcatcagccagtcaaacgtgtgtttgagggaaaaaaacaatggaccggcacattcagcaagtgaaaagggagaaATGTAAGttggaacataatgaaaatagttCAATTAATTCCATTCAatcaattctattcttacaacatacAGTCtatgaagacaatctaaattacctatttaactgaactcattatataatggaaataaggttgcttaaaagttagtggggataatgtgagcatcctgaaaaattgCTAGTGTTATTTCTCTACCGTCCccttgcaaacctacgcccttagtTGGGAGGGAGGTCTTTTTCCATCAGAATTTTGATTACTCTCAGGAGCATGCTTATTGAAAATGTGATGCAACAAATATATTTCATATAATATGGATATTTGTATAATGAAATTTAAGAATTTCAGtattctattttttaaaaatgtgttttatgttattttttttaataaaaaaaaaggaaaaaccaaTATTAAATAgttctatatttatttatttattatgcatttttgtgttttatttaaaattcatAAACAAAAAggggtctttttcatttttagattTAATTAAAACAGTAACAAACGGTAAATATTCTTTCTTTAATcatttaattagtttttaaaaaatgtattttgttaaaaaacaaaaagcagtaAATATTCTCCAATTTTTGGATTACGGAAAAAGggatacattttattttagcgAAAAACATGAAGTTGATGCATGCGATTTACTTTCATGCAAAATGATGCGGCAGCTGATCAGGCCTCCCAGCTgccagtttgacacccctgtcgTAATGTAAAGTAAATACTGTATAATTCATTGTTTCATTTCTAGAGAAGTAAATATgatacttttaattatttacattttaattaatataaagaaaaagatgtaataattttggagttttttttttttttcttttttagattTAATGTGAACATGGTGACCCACATCCCAGAGGTTGCGCAACCTCTATACCTTTTTACATCTCCTTCCACTTGTGTCTTTTGTGCAGAAACCACGCCTGGCTCATGCCCTATGTGACTATGCCCCGCCGCACACCGCCCACCTGCACTTCCTGCGCGGTGACCTCATCGACCTGCTGGACTGCTCCAGCTCACGTTGCTGGAGGGGGCGCTGCCGCGGGCGAGTTGGAGTCTTTCCTCCACAGTGCGTGCAACCGTTGTACcactgataaaaaaaatatcacatcaAACACAGAGCAAATACAGAGCTGTATCACTGCCACTGAAACATGGCCTGCCAAGTAATCAAACAATTCAGTTGAACCTCTAATTCAGGAGCGTCAAACTAATTTTTGCCACAGGCTACATCGTAGGTACACAAGGCCATTATAATAACGAACCCATAAAAACTGATCATCATCTCACGTACACAAATTCTGTGGTACCTGGTTTTAACCCTTCCAGGCACAGCGGTCACAACAGTGGCCAgcgattcaaaagttgacacttaagacatttaaccatttatagcgcaagtgaatatttttttgtactttttttaagACACTTAacacctttaaccctttataataataatacattttatttatagagcgcttttcaagacACGCAAGTATGCTTTACAAGAAAGATGGTAACACAATAGTCCAAAAGGAATAATAAAACAATCATAAAAGTAGATTAAAAGCATAAGATAAGCAGGATAAGAGTACtgtcatttttggactataagccgttacttttttctttcactttgaatcctgcggcttatcgtccagtgtggcttatttgttgatttatttgggttaataggtaacactttatttgacagcggtgtcaaaagactggatcttttacatccattcaaaagtgagatactttgacggataacactaaataatatctgttataagcattcattaatgctcacaaTAGTGTCATATcctaattatgatagtcttatgacagttttatggcaccactgtcaaataaagtgttaccaaacaccataactagcaattaatgaaataactggaacagtaactgaagagatAATTACCACTGAACatgagttttgattgttatttacatctgtagagctgcaatgcatgctaagaggcatgttgaacTACAACTgcagcagagattgactgtctcccccaagagagcagtgacagccaaatgaagcatcttgaagcaatgaagctttgaaccaattggctgcaaagcgtcattgcttcaagatgcttaatttcatggtggttcatttggtcttatgacagttgtatgatgccgctgtcaaataaagggttatcggtgaatatattttggtgtaaatatccgatatttcagtgaggacagctgcgtctagtacagtgcagcttatctatgaacaaatgccgtttttctgccaaatttggtgggtgcggcttatagtcaggtgcgccttatcgtgctaaaattacggtaaattaaAAGTTTAAGAGGTCAGGATAAAACCAAGATAAGGatcatggtgggtaagaaagtgtaaacaggtgtgttttgagtcttGATTTGAAAAGTGAGAAAGTAGATACTGTATATTGCGAAGATCGGGGAgaagggagttccagagcttgggggcacagtgactaaaagctctggaaccgaaGGTGGCGAGACGGATACAGGCGACCAAAAGGTGGAGGATAGAGGAGGAGCGAAGTGAACGGGGGGGACAGTTAATTCAGAGAAGATTGCAAAGGTAGGAAGGAGCCAGGCCATGGAGTGCTTTAAAGATCATTACAAGGatcttgtaattgattcttAGTTTTACTtggagccagtgaagttgacggaggatgagGGTGATGTGGTGGGGGTCCGAGTGATGAGGCTTGCTGCTGAGttttggaggagctgcagtttctggagggacttatttgggagaccgaagagcagtgagttacagCAATTGAGCCGGGAAGTGACTAGACTACAGACAAGAGTGGAAGCGGTATGGTAGGTGAGAGAATGGAGGAGGCGAGAAATATTGCGAAGATGGAAGTAGGCCTATCTTGTGATGTCGTTGATATGGGAGCGGAAGGAGAGCGTGCTGTCAAGGTAATACACCTTTTATATAGCAACTGCCTTTTgattctcattttaaaaaaaacaacactttgctattatttacagtatgtaatATATACAATTCctaatcagtactgtatttttacattattttttataactttATCTAAATGTGAAATGAATACAGAGTTAATAAAgactaaatacaaataaaatgaataaaacagaaCACATTGGTTACGGCCCCAAGTAAAGcgctaaagttgttgtttttttcttggatttaactcattgcatgctattgatggcgatagatgtccaattaatttaaaccGGGAATACTGGTTGTAaatgctcatatttcagtgcTACTGTCGGCGTGCGTTCATTGGCCtacagctgtcaatggcagccaatgagttaaaaaaaaaaaaaaatcttaatttgtGCAAGAAAGGGTCAAAatcagaaaccattaaaatcttTTTGCAAGAATTTATTTCAAACAAACTCCCCATTtatcttaatttatttaaatgtatcCATCCACAATGTTGATATTTTGGCAATGAACAGATACTTAATGCATAGGATTTGCTCTCGTGGTTTTGCAAGCCACAACAAATAATATGGCGGGCCTGGTTTGAATTTGACACATGTGCTCCAAGGGCTCATATAGTGTTGTCCAGTTTGGAATTTGACCAAAATTaccttttttttgccttttcctTTAGTCCTCCCACACCCGATATTATTTGTTGAAAAAAGAACAGCATTAAATGAGTAGACTATAAAGGGAAGATTATATCAGGCAGATTCACATCCTGAGTAGGAAGTCCAGAATCTTTCGCCAGGCTTGACCACGTGTATTTAATAAGTTTTACGTTGTATTTAATTAACAGGACTACAGTGTGTGAGGCATATCTGCAACATAAGTCTCCCTTAACTTCACTATACACACATTCACAACATTTAGGTTAAGATTGACATTAATTGTCAGTATTATAAACTGCATTTGAAGCATCCAGTAAGGCACAGAGTATGCATGTTTATTAAGAATGTGGTGGTGGTCAAGCTACAATAGATGAAGAGCCTTATTCTAAATGTGTTGAACAATTTAATATTACCAGAGGGCTGCTTATTTTAAACCTCGTATGGCAATTAAGATTGGATTAAGTTTTTGCAATGCAAACAGATTGCATTTTAAATTTTGAGGTtacactttaaagtaaaacttgGAAAATATCTTATTAAATATTTTGCTTTATGATAGTTTCTTTTAAAATCCAATCAGGAATTAGCATCTAAATTTTTATACACTTGATGTCAGCTAGTTTGTCTCACAAACGTATGTTTTTTCCCACTTTACTCTGTACGACTTATACTCAACAGAAGCTTTACTGTTTTCATGCTATTGCAATTGTCAGGCACAAATGCTCAATATTTGCACATGCTTTAACTTTCTAAATGCTCTACTATGATGACCAAAACAGTGCTGCAGCTtttgattatttaagtaatcgattaatctatcaattagctTGAatcatcgagtaatctgattggAAATATTTAACGCGTAAATTTAAGGAAATGTTATACAAAGTTTTGCTAAAATAGCACtttcaaaatgcaaaataaaattcccaagtgttttttcaaagcatgcagaattgcactttcatttcataagagcaataaattaaaaatgcaaaaataaaaacacctgagcttagcctcaaatggtaaaaataaattaataataaatggggatcgtaatataacaaaggaacaattggttaacttgcatagcaagagTCGgccagtttaaatgctataaaatgcaaactttttttttttaacaatgctctcaacaatTGTTCAAACAGATATTCCCAcaataaactgctaaatataccttaaaattaaattatgaatgcatacacAGTCATATTCCCTCAAACATAAACtcacaaccttatgttggtcttaacaggaaatATGTTAACGTGTTAGATGAgttgtgtcatattcactgttgccactagagggcggtgtacccacctaaatcaataaaactaaatgcaaacactttccaaaCATACCATTACAAAACCACtcaaattaaacgaatccttaaaccagcaaaatttgattcgaagcttttttccaatcgaattactcgagtttatcgattaatcgttgcagcacttgaCCAAAAGACAGCAATACACGCTATATTAATAGTTTAATTGGTTTATATTTGTGTGAATATTGTGAATGTTGCAAACCGTGTTCTTCATCTTGTAACCCTTTTTAAGCTTGTATTATAAatactaataaaaaaatattttacggTTGCTGTGGTTATTTTTTATATCTCTGTCTGTCTGTTGTGAATGTTTGATAAGCCAAATGAAATCAAGTGTGGGGGGAAACAGGCATATGCAATATGAGGAGTCCTTTACCTCTTTATATATTGAAAATGAGGCCCACATATTTTCTAAGGCTATTGTCTTCATTAGGGTCACAGGGTATGAATTCCTGCAGCCTTTGGGCAAGAGGGACAGTACAGCCTGGACTGGTCCCCAACTAATCACAAACACAGACGTTCACGGACACATGTGATTACTGATCATCTATTGTGCTgcctggaaaaagaaaaaaaaaaaaagagaccaAGACCAAATTTGCTCAACATttaataatttttcaaattctttACTCCTTATTCAGTGATCAAATGCATGTCATTATAcaggtgtccataaagtctactatttaaaaaaatattaaaaatgcaattgattagctattttattcagatttgttctattgtattcagtgtttattaaagttttttATTACACTGCATTTATGTGTTTTTCTTCATCGAGACATAAATTTCTGCAAATGTTTACTTTGACCTTTTAACTGAATATGTGGCACCACAACTGAATGACCTTCAACCAACCATCATTTTTCAGCAAGATGGTGCACCACCACATTGGGCGCTGCATGTTTGTGGGTTCCTCAATCAAGCATTTCCTGACCGATGGATTGGAAGGGATGGGCCAATTCCTTGGCCGCCACGTTCACCAGATATCACTCCCCTGGACTTCTTTCTATGGGGCAGTGTTAAAGATATCGTGTATCAAACAAAGATAAGGGACATTACTGACCTTAAGTGAAGGATTACTGATGCATTTGCCACAACTGATGAGGCTATGCTACAGCTAAAATGGCAAGAAATCGAGTACCGTTTTGATGTGCTTCGTGCAACTCATGGTGCCCGtgtagaagtgtattaaaagaggtaaaaacttcaataaacgctgaatacaatagaataaatctgaataaaatatctaatcgattgcatttttaatacatttttgaaatggtaaagagactttatggacaccctgtatttTGTGTGATAAAATACTCATCAAAACAATTTTGTGAAAGCCATATATGCTAATTATCaatgaaatgactaaaacattGAAGAAATTCTGAAAATTACACAAtcaaattttacattttttttctatctctatctatctatctactgtatatatacagtatataattcaCATTTTCTTAAATGTTTGAAACTAGGCACCAGAAACCCGGCTAATTTCCCCTCCTTGTTAGAAACAAAAACCTTGAAGAAAAACAAAGCAGAAGTGTCCCCTCCTCTTTCTGGCAGGGGAGAGCAACAAGATTTTGTGGTTCCTGTTGTAGATATTGGCTGGTGCTGAACGGAATCAGGGTGAGGCAGGATGTGTCCACGAGTTAAAGCTCAGGCAAAGTATGCATAGAGAAAAATGTTAATGCTGACAAGCAGGAGGGCGTTTGCGCAGCAGAATCTTGACCAGAAAGCACTCTCGCGTACGCTTGGAACTCTGGGAGTCTCCTGAAAGCGCTGGACTGCTGCCATGCACAATCGCAGGCCATGACCACAAGTCATCTGATGCGCTGGCTCAGCGTCTGCACACtcgcatgcacacacatacacacacatacacaacagGAAGTTGCTCAATAACTGTGTCATCATTCATGTGCATGGACGACTGTGATGGATGCTTTCCTTTCACAGTTTGGTggaattgtttaatttgtaaaatcagGGATAACTTTGGTGAGGGTATGTGTTGGCTAAAGAGGGAACCCCAGTCAATTGGTGCACATGCAGTGGACTAG from Corythoichthys intestinalis isolate RoL2023-P3 chromosome 8, ASM3026506v1, whole genome shotgun sequence includes:
- the LOC130920042 gene encoding GRB2-related adapter protein-like: MEAVALFSFTASEADELSFQKGDIVKVTEMEEDSCWFTAEIEGKKGFVPENYISLLPHPWFAGRVSRLEAERRLHWRDSGVFVVRESESAPGEFSLSVSYGDRVEHFRVLEGGGQYCIWDESFISLNRLVDFYKTHSIAVEKVVYLQDPPSDVSSRQGTHSGRNPYPNPYKSSSLESLPSARLHGPHPLREASSMQLLEHILGKPRLAHALCDYAPPHTAHLHFLRGDLIDLLDCSSSRCWRGRCRGRVGVFPPQCVQPLYH